One Paenibacillus sp. FSL W8-0186 genomic window carries:
- the dnaJ gene encoding molecular chaperone DnaJ, with product MAEKRDYYEVLGVGKSASDDEIKKAYRKLARQYHPDVNKAPDAEDKFKEVKEAYDVLSDSGKRARYDQYGHIDPNQGMGGGFSGADFGGFGDIFDMFFGGGGRRDPNAPQRGNDLQYTMTIEFKEAVFGKESDITIPRTENCDTCFGSGAKPGTKPETCSVCRGTGQEEVVQNTPFGRMVNRRACSNCSGRGQIIKEKCSTCQGSGKVKKQRKIHVRIPAGVDDGAQLRMTGEGEGGLRGGPAGDLYIVIRVKPHDFFDREGDDIYCEIPLTFAQAALGDEIEIPTLTEKVKLKVPAGTQTGTYFRLKGKGVPRLRGIGQGDQHIKVVVVTPSKLSDEQKDLLRQFAALDGEHTHENEQSFFDRMKRAFRGD from the coding sequence ATGGCTGAAAAACGCGATTACTATGAGGTGCTAGGCGTTGGCAAGAGTGCCTCAGACGATGAGATTAAGAAGGCCTACCGCAAGCTGGCGCGTCAATATCACCCTGACGTGAACAAGGCGCCGGATGCGGAGGATAAATTTAAGGAAGTCAAGGAAGCATACGATGTCCTGAGCGACTCGGGAAAACGCGCCCGCTATGACCAATATGGCCATATCGACCCGAATCAGGGGATGGGCGGCGGATTTTCCGGGGCGGATTTCGGCGGCTTCGGCGATATTTTCGATATGTTCTTCGGTGGCGGCGGCCGTCGCGATCCGAATGCGCCGCAGCGCGGCAACGATTTGCAGTATACGATGACGATCGAGTTCAAGGAAGCTGTCTTTGGCAAAGAGAGCGACATTACGATTCCGCGCACGGAAAATTGCGATACGTGCTTTGGCTCAGGAGCCAAGCCGGGCACGAAGCCAGAGACCTGTTCCGTCTGTCGTGGCACAGGACAGGAGGAAGTGGTTCAGAATACGCCGTTCGGCCGTATGGTGAACCGTCGTGCTTGTAGCAATTGTTCGGGCAGAGGACAAATTATTAAAGAGAAATGCTCGACTTGCCAAGGCAGCGGCAAAGTGAAGAAGCAGCGTAAAATCCATGTTCGAATTCCAGCAGGGGTAGACGACGGTGCTCAACTGCGGATGACTGGCGAAGGGGAAGGCGGGCTGCGCGGCGGTCCTGCAGGGGACTTGTACATCGTCATTCGTGTGAAGCCGCATGATTTCTTCGATCGCGAAGGCGATGATATTTATTGCGAAATCCCGCTGACCTTTGCCCAGGCGGCATTGGGGGATGAAATCGAAATCCCGACGCTCACGGAAAAAGTGAAACTCAAGGTGCCGGCCGGTACGCAGACAGGCACTTATTTCCGCCTGAAAGGCAAAGGAGTGCCGCGGCTTCGCGGCATCGGCCAAGGCGACCAGCATATTAAGGTGGTTGTCGTAACGCCGAGCAAGCTAAGCGACGAGCAGAAAGATCTGCTGCGCCAATTTGCCGCGCTCGACGGGGAGCATACGCACGAGAACGAGCAGTCGTTCTTCGATCGAATGAAGCGGGCATTCCGCGGAGATTGA
- the dnaK gene encoding molecular chaperone DnaK, giving the protein MSKVIGIDLGTTNSCVAVMEGGEAVVIPNPEGARTTPSVVGFKKDGERVVGETAKRQAITNPDRTIISIKRHMGTNHKENIDGKEMTPQEISAIILQKLKSDAEAYLGQPVTQAVITVPAYFNDSQRQATKDAGKIAGLEVLRIVNEPTAAALAYGMEKAEDQTILVYDLGGGTFDVSILELGDGFFEVKATSGDNSLGGDDFDQVIIDYLVAEFKKDQGIDLSKDKAAVQRLKDAAEKAKKELSGVLTTTISLPFITVADGVPQHLEMNLTRAKFEELSAHLVERTLEPTRRALSDSGLTPAEIDKVVLVGGSTRIPAVQEAIKRLTGKEPHKGVNPDEVVALGAAVQAGVLTGDVKDVVLLDVTPLSLGIETAGGVFTKMIERNTTIPTSKSQVFSTYADNQPSVEIHVLQGEREMAAGNKTLGRFMLGDIPPAPRGVPQIEVTFDIDANGIVNVSATDKGTGKSQKITITSSSGLSDEEVEKMMKDAELHAEEDKKRRELVEAKNNGDQLIYSVDKTIKDLGDKVDAAETEKANAAKDELKKALEGDNIDEIKAATEKLTEIVQQLSVKLYEQAQAGQAEGAEGAAAGGAGKDNVVDAEYEVVDEDKKQD; this is encoded by the coding sequence ATGAGCAAAGTAATCGGTATTGACTTAGGAACTACAAACTCTTGCGTAGCCGTTATGGAAGGCGGCGAGGCGGTCGTTATCCCTAACCCGGAAGGCGCGCGCACAACGCCATCCGTTGTAGGCTTCAAGAAAGACGGTGAGCGCGTTGTCGGCGAGACGGCAAAACGCCAGGCTATTACGAACCCGGATCGCACGATCATCTCGATCAAGAGACATATGGGAACGAACCATAAGGAGAATATTGACGGCAAAGAAATGACGCCGCAGGAAATTTCGGCGATCATTCTGCAGAAGCTGAAATCCGATGCCGAAGCTTATCTTGGCCAACCGGTGACCCAAGCGGTTATTACCGTTCCGGCCTATTTCAATGACAGCCAGCGCCAAGCGACGAAGGATGCGGGTAAAATCGCAGGCCTCGAAGTATTGCGTATTGTGAACGAGCCTACGGCAGCAGCACTGGCCTACGGTATGGAGAAAGCAGAAGATCAAACGATTCTTGTATATGACCTGGGCGGCGGTACGTTTGACGTATCCATTCTGGAGCTTGGGGACGGCTTCTTCGAAGTTAAGGCAACCAGCGGGGACAACAGCTTGGGCGGCGATGACTTTGACCAAGTGATCATCGACTATCTGGTAGCCGAATTCAAGAAAGACCAAGGTATCGATCTTAGCAAGGACAAAGCGGCTGTACAGCGTCTTAAAGATGCTGCCGAGAAGGCGAAGAAGGAATTGTCCGGCGTCCTGACGACGACGATTTCCCTTCCGTTCATCACGGTAGCCGATGGTGTGCCTCAGCACTTGGAGATGAACCTGACTCGTGCTAAATTCGAAGAGTTGTCCGCACATCTCGTAGAACGGACGCTTGAGCCGACACGCCGCGCTCTGAGCGACTCCGGGCTGACACCAGCGGAGATCGACAAGGTTGTATTGGTCGGCGGCTCCACGCGGATCCCTGCCGTTCAAGAAGCGATCAAGAGACTGACTGGCAAAGAGCCGCACAAAGGCGTTAATCCGGATGAAGTTGTTGCTCTTGGCGCTGCGGTACAAGCGGGCGTTCTGACAGGCGACGTTAAAGACGTAGTATTGCTAGACGTTACTCCGCTGTCCCTTGGGATCGAAACCGCAGGCGGCGTATTTACGAAAATGATCGAACGGAACACGACGATTCCGACGAGCAAATCGCAAGTCTTCTCAACTTATGCAGACAATCAGCCTAGCGTTGAGATTCACGTTCTGCAAGGGGAACGTGAAATGGCGGCAGGCAACAAAACGCTAGGTCGCTTTATGCTGGGCGACATTCCACCAGCGCCGCGCGGCGTGCCGCAAATCGAAGTTACCTTTGATATCGATGCCAACGGGATCGTTAACGTATCGGCAACGGACAAAGGAACCGGCAAAAGCCAAAAAATCACAATCACTTCTTCCAGCGGTTTGAGCGACGAGGAAGTAGAGAAAATGATGAAGGACGCCGAGCTTCATGCAGAAGAAGACAAGAAACGCAGAGAGCTTGTAGAAGCGAAAAACAATGGCGACCAGCTCATTTACAGTGTGGACAAAACCATCAAGGACCTTGGCGACAAAGTCGACGCTGCGGAGACAGAGAAAGCCAATGCGGCTAAAGACGAGCTGAAAAAGGCGCTTGAGGGTGACAATATCGACGAGATCAAAGCTGCTACCGAAAAGCTGACGGAGATTGTACAGCAGTTGTCCGTGAAGCTGTATGAGCAGGCTCAAGCAGGCCAAGCTGAAGGCGCTGAAGGTGCCGCTGCCGGCGGAGCCGGCAAAGACAACGTCGTAGATGCTGAATACGAAGTTGTGGACGAAGACAAGAAGCAAGACTAA
- the grpE gene encoding nucleotide exchange factor GrpE, which yields MKEQEPIQDNINTNVEEELEMSDNVNQEHTTDENSTAEETVANKQQTSEASSAEGSNTEAEALRAELEEQQQRLLRAQADFDNFRRRTQKEKEELGKYASAKLITELLPVIDNFERAIASGEQGTDVSSYAKGVEMIFRQLEGVLGNEGLKAMETVGEPFNPEFHQAIMQVESDEHEEGIVVEEVQKGYMLKDKVIRPAMVKVSG from the coding sequence TTGAAGGAGCAGGAACCGATTCAAGACAACATCAATACGAATGTAGAGGAAGAGTTGGAAATGAGCGATAACGTAAATCAAGAACATACAACGGACGAGAACAGCACTGCGGAGGAAACTGTGGCGAACAAGCAGCAGACTTCCGAGGCTAGCTCGGCCGAAGGGAGCAATACAGAGGCAGAGGCGCTTCGCGCTGAACTGGAAGAGCAGCAGCAGAGGCTGCTGAGAGCTCAGGCGGATTTCGATAACTTCCGCAGGCGCACACAGAAGGAAAAGGAAGAGCTGGGAAAATATGCTTCCGCGAAGCTGATCACCGAGCTGTTGCCGGTTATCGATAATTTCGAGCGGGCAATCGCCAGCGGTGAGCAGGGTACAGATGTCTCTTCCTATGCGAAGGGCGTGGAAATGATTTTCCGCCAGCTCGAAGGCGTGCTGGGCAATGAAGGTTTGAAGGCGATGGAGACCGTTGGCGAGCCGTTCAATCCGGAGTTCCATCAGGCGATCATGCAGGTGGAATCGGATGAGCATGAAGAAGGCATCGTTGTCGAAGAGGTACAGAAAGGGTATATGTTGAAGGATAAGGTAATTCGTCCGGCGATGGTCAAGGTCAGCGGTTAG
- the hrcA gene encoding heat-inducible transcriptional repressor HrcA: MLTERQRMILTAIVDDYIRSAEPVGSRSISKRGDVGYSPATIRNEMADLEELGFLEQPHTSAGRIPSNKGYRYYVDHMMPLNLLTSDELGTMKSFFAEKLNATEQVIQHAGTILSHMTNYTSILLGPEVFHTSLRHFQLLPLNDTTAVAIIVTNTGQVENKTVSIPPGVSISEIEKVVNLLNHRLAGVPIYKLKSALYNEIGQEMQRHIDHFEDLIKVLDEALDSDGTEGQRLFLSGTTNMLTQPEFRDVEKVKSILDLLEETPTLLKMMTAASKGSGIQVRIGTENKHEAFANCSLITATYAIDGGAVGTIGILGPTRMEYARVMRILDMLSKDLTEFLSRLH, from the coding sequence ATGTTAACGGAACGCCAAAGAATGATACTGACAGCCATTGTAGATGATTATATTCGTTCGGCGGAGCCGGTGGGATCCCGAAGCATTTCCAAGCGAGGCGATGTCGGCTACAGCCCGGCAACGATTCGTAATGAAATGGCAGATTTGGAGGAGCTCGGATTCCTCGAGCAGCCTCATACCTCAGCAGGCCGTATACCATCTAACAAAGGATACCGATATTATGTTGATCATATGATGCCGCTTAATCTGTTAACTTCGGATGAGCTGGGAACGATGAAGTCGTTTTTTGCCGAGAAGCTGAACGCGACCGAGCAGGTCATCCAGCATGCAGGTACGATTTTATCGCATATGACAAACTATACCTCTATTCTGCTTGGGCCGGAAGTATTCCACACCTCACTTCGTCATTTTCAGCTGCTGCCGCTGAACGATACTACAGCCGTCGCCATTATTGTGACAAATACCGGGCAGGTAGAGAACAAGACGGTCTCGATCCCGCCAGGGGTGTCGATATCGGAAATAGAGAAGGTCGTCAACCTGCTCAATCACAGGCTGGCCGGCGTGCCGATCTATAAACTGAAGTCGGCCCTTTACAACGAAATCGGTCAAGAAATGCAGCGCCATATCGACCATTTCGAAGATTTGATCAAGGTGCTGGACGAAGCGCTCGACAGCGACGGAACCGAAGGACAGCGGTTGTTCCTTAGCGGAACTACCAACATGCTGACGCAGCCGGAATTCCGGGATGTCGAGAAGGTAAAGAGCATTCTTGACCTCTTGGAGGAGACGCCGACGTTGCTGAAGATGATGACCGCGGCTTCGAAGGGGTCAGGCATTCAGGTGCGTATCGGTACCGAGAACAAGCATGAAGCATTTGCCAACTGCAGTCTGATTACGGCGACTTACGCCATTGATGGCGGAGCCGTGGGCACGATCGGTATTTTGGGTCCAACCAGAATGGAGTATGCCCGGGTCATGCGGATTTTGGATATGTTATCTAAGGATTTGACAGAATTCCTGTCCCGCTTACATTAA